A genomic segment from Amphiura filiformis chromosome 10, Afil_fr2py, whole genome shotgun sequence encodes:
- the LOC140161944 gene encoding uncharacterized protein → MTRMILLVYLCLIHCLTIHCNEKTNTTSVYADRLQEEDYDGNRVKINATGTGEFPSWFKRWLMDNNDSSGHVPHQYQTTEQPNGTDPALYKCNSEGWLIDRDILVELETALSKQKLSLVKFDISLNFSDSTESSQGNYVFHWALDAKGTWIHKILTCDIGLPVTFGMFRDQVYTFTYVILYDYINFVSYIVTELLINPESAGPPLFLFVASLGTMIKASSGFYDEYAQLFYLTIQVASKVHHELTEILDNSKSLSRLKLHHWTGYNYLLEKAATCLTTETDVVSDHRNFQKRLFSLLTYTDSDEPTIDIKLFWAMVDKYKPIPYVVFSKIVIKYILPLAFISSVVWTAFGALEIIDFAVASSRSFFTIALAFGSVVLLARSSPASGLCENDTLKRKYQLDVLAYVLYGRVYHATKDSPETTDNENYVKVHPKVKDQAVQCSLGGMADLGDSNTTLSQDRFASVTTPKDLSDDDSMIANPNPHQGKDRVAHLAAPEDLSDDDSIITEQALLMPNSSYTERSPSCHVALNPPYHRHGNKIKKKTRRSAFLDTKKQFPVVAATLHYGSNAGSEADGSERQIPPKKLNKDQLTRKGKASSDYTTEKTKMWIPEFGLTEKDKDIILGKHHETPWLCDKVIDASSEIIQYQYKVSGLQSCCLGATQPKLFRKEYGKWYQIINTNTSGGGSHWVLLYTKGITNKTGEIPIIYFYDSLRTGFISGSVTDIWSRVR, encoded by the exons ATGACCAGGATGATACTTTTAGTTTATCTGTGCCTGATACACTGTCTTACAATTCACTGTAACGAGAAGACTAATACGACATCAGTATATGCAGATAGACTACAAGAAGAAG ATTATGATGGTAATAGAGTCAAGATCAACGCCACAGGTACAGGTGAATTCCCTTCATGGTTCAAAAGGTGGTTGATGGATAACAATGACTCTTCAGGGCATGTGCCACATCAATATCAAACAACAGAACAACCCAATGGAACAGACCCAGCATTATACAAATGTAACTCTGAAGGATGGCTAATTGACCGAGACATCCTTGTTGAACTTGAAACAGCTTTGAGTAAACAAAAACTGTCTCTTGTTAAATTTGATATTTCCTTGAATTTCTCAGACTCAACTGAATCATCACAAGGCAACTATGTATTCCACTGGGCGCTGGATGCAAAGGGAACGTGGATTCATAAGATCCTGACTTGTGACATTGGGTTACCAGTCACATTTGGCATGTTCCGTGATCAAGTATACACCTTTA CTTATGTCATATTGTATGATTATATAAATTTTGTTTCGTATATAGTTACCGAACTTCTTATAAACCCTGAGAGCGCAGGTCCCCCATTATTCCTCTTTGTTGCAAGCTTGGGAACTATGATCAAAGCATCCAGCGGATTTTACGATGAATATGCTCAGCTATTTTATTTGACAATacaagtag CGTCAAAAGTCCACCATGAGCTCACAGAAATTTTGGACAACAGTAAATCACTGTCAAGGCTAAAATTGCATCATTGGACAGGGTATAATTACCTGCTAGAAAAGGCAGCTACGTGTCTGACCACTGAAACAGATGTGGTCAGCGATCACCGGAACTTTCAAAAGCGACTTTTTTCGTTGCTGACGTATACTGACAGTGATGAGCCCACAATAGACATCAAATTGTTTTGGGCAATGGTTGATAAATATAAACCAATTCCTTACGTGGTCTTTTCCAAAATTGTTATCAAATACATACTCCCTCTTGCATTTATTAGTTCTGTTGTTTGGACTGCTTTCGGTGCCTTGGAAATAATAGATTTTGCCGTAGCTTCAAGCAGGTCTTTTTTTACCATTGCATTAGCTTTTGGATCAGTGGTACTATTAGCAAGGAGCTCTCCTGCATCAGGCTTATGTGAAAATGACACTTTAAAAAGAAAATACCAGCTAGATGTTCTAGCTTATGTATTATATGGTCGTGTGTACCATGCAACAAAGGACTCCCCGGAGACGACTGACAATGAAAATTATGTCAAGGTACATCCTAAAGTTAAGGATCAAGCTGTTCAATGTTCTCTTGGAGGCATGGCAGATTTAGGCGATTCCAATACTACTCTTTCACAGGACAGATTTGCCTCCGTAACAACACCGAAGGATTTATCCGATGATGATTCTATGattgctaaccctaacccacaCCAAGGAAAGGACAGAGTTGCCCACCTAGCTGCACCAGAGGATTTATCCGACGATGATTCTATAATTACTGAACAAGCTCTTCTTATGCCAAATTCTTCATATACAGAGAGAAGCCCATCTTGTCATGTCGCTCTGAATCCACCATATCATCGCCATGGTAACAAGATAAAAAAGAAAACGAGGAGAAGTGCATTTTTGGATACCAAGAAACAATTTCCCGTGGTTGCAGCAACCTTACACTATGGTTCAAATGCTGGTTCCGAAGCTGACGGTAGTGAACGTCAAATTCCACCAAAGAAGCTAAACAAAGATCAGTTAACACGGAAGGGAAAAGCTTCCTCGGATTACACAACGGAGAAGACCAAGATGTGGATTCCGGAATTTGGATTAACTGAAAAAGACAAAGACATCATATTAGGGAAGCACCACGAGACACCGTGGCTATGCGACAAGGTCATTGATGCGTCGTCAGAGATTATACAATACCAATACAAAGTATCGGGACTGCAAAGTTGTTGTTTAGGAGCAACACAACCAAAATTATTTCGAAAAGAATATGGAAAGTGGTACCAAATAATCAACACGAATACGTCAGGTGGTGGTTCTCACTGGGTACTTTTGTATACCAAAGGTATAACCAACAAAACAGGAGAAATTCCAATCATTTATTTCTATGATAGTCTTAGGACTGGTTTTATTTCAGGGAGTGTTACGGATATATGGTCTAGAGTCAGATGA